In one window of Leptospira sp. WS92.C1 DNA:
- a CDS encoding hemerythrin domain-containing protein — protein sequence MELIGKLKRQHQIINEYTYEIGNEMDKANPNIGHLVELLSIFSASLLFHLNVEDMELYLKMENYTHDSPTLVSLFEQYQKTMFGLKDSLLDYASKYSDPLTIEMNISNFRNETLEIFSHLKNRIDREESEFYPLIEEILRNVKDEQ from the coding sequence ATGGAATTGATCGGCAAACTCAAAAGACAACATCAGATTATCAACGAATACACATACGAGATCGGAAACGAAATGGATAAGGCCAATCCGAATATAGGTCACTTAGTCGAACTATTATCCATATTTTCAGCTTCTCTTTTATTTCATTTGAACGTTGAGGATATGGAACTATATCTTAAGATGGAAAATTATACTCATGATTCCCCTACTCTTGTTTCTCTTTTTGAACAATATCAAAAAACGATGTTCGGCTTAAAGGATTCTCTATTGGATTATGCAAGCAAATATTCGGATCCTCTTACCATCGAAATGAACATTTCGAATTTTAGAAATGAAACCCTGGAAATTTTCAGTCATCTGAAAAATAGAATCGATCGAGAGGAATCCGAGTTTTATCCTTTGATCGAAGAGATTCTTCGCAATGTTAAAGACGAACAATAA